From Eleftheria terrae, the proteins below share one genomic window:
- a CDS encoding DUF456 domain-containing protein — MSELGELAGPAVWWTFSLLLMGVGVLGTVLPVLPGTVLVLAGIVMGAWIDGFERVSGLTVGLIAVLALLAMLTDFVAGLLGARKAGASSQALLGAALGTVAGIFTGFIGLLFMPLLGAVVGEYLARRDGRRAAHVGLATWLGLLVGTVIKLVLTFMMIGIFAVAWWF, encoded by the coding sequence ATGAGCGAACTCGGGGAACTGGCCGGGCCGGCGGTGTGGTGGACCTTCAGCCTGCTGCTGATGGGCGTGGGTGTGCTGGGTACCGTGCTGCCGGTGCTGCCCGGCACGGTGCTGGTGCTGGCCGGCATCGTGATGGGCGCGTGGATCGACGGCTTCGAGCGCGTCTCGGGCCTGACCGTCGGCCTCATTGCGGTGCTGGCCCTGCTGGCCATGCTGACCGATTTTGTCGCCGGGCTGCTGGGCGCGCGCAAGGCCGGTGCCAGTTCCCAGGCGCTGCTGGGCGCGGCGCTCGGCACGGTGGCCGGTATCTTCACCGGTTTTATCGGCCTGCTGTTCATGCCGCTGCTGGGCGCGGTGGTGGGTGAGTACCTGGCCCGCCGCGACGGCAGGCGCGCCGCCCATGTCGGGCTGGCCACCTGGCTCGGCCTGCTGGTGGGCACCGTCATCAAGTTGGTGCTCACCTTCATGATGATCGGCATTTTCGCGGTGGCCTGGTGGTTCTGA
- a CDS encoding DUF817 domain-containing protein has translation MPLHSVLLRLDRALEDRSPRPALQGPQRLLRELLWFGIKEARACIFAGAFFLAVFAVPRGGWLGLPRYDLLLAIALLLQAWLLWRRIETPDEARTILVFHLAGFALEVFKVSGGIGSWSYPDAGHTKLWGVPLFSGFMYAAVGSYIMQAWRVLHLRIERHPPYWMTTVLALALYANLFTHHYIGDFRWYLAAVAVGLYARCTVVFTPLDRERRMPLLLGFLLVGFFIWLAENLGTFFGLWRYPHQVGAWATVHWGKWTAWAMLTLMCFTIVGSLKHVKARIQFAP, from the coding sequence ATGCCGCTCCATTCCGTGTTGTTGCGCCTTGACCGGGCGCTGGAAGACCGTTCGCCCCGCCCTGCACTGCAAGGCCCGCAGCGCCTGCTGCGCGAGCTGCTCTGGTTCGGCATCAAGGAGGCGCGGGCCTGCATCTTCGCGGGCGCCTTCTTCCTGGCCGTGTTCGCGGTGCCGCGTGGTGGCTGGCTGGGCCTGCCGCGCTACGACCTGCTGCTGGCCATCGCACTGCTGTTGCAAGCCTGGTTGCTGTGGCGGCGCATCGAGACACCGGACGAGGCGCGCACCATCCTGGTCTTCCACCTGGCCGGCTTTGCGCTGGAGGTGTTCAAGGTGTCGGGCGGCATCGGGTCCTGGAGCTACCCCGACGCCGGCCATACCAAGCTGTGGGGCGTGCCGCTGTTCTCCGGCTTCATGTATGCCGCAGTGGGCAGCTACATCATGCAGGCCTGGCGGGTGCTGCACCTGCGCATCGAACGCCATCCGCCGTACTGGATGACCACCGTGCTGGCGCTGGCGCTGTATGCCAACCTGTTCACCCACCACTACATCGGCGACTTCCGCTGGTACCTCGCGGCGGTCGCAGTGGGCCTGTACGCGCGCTGTACCGTCGTCTTCACGCCGCTGGACCGCGAGCGCCGCATGCCCTTGCTGCTCGGCTTCCTGCTGGTGGGCTTTTTCATCTGGCTGGCCGAGAACCTGGGCACCTTCTTCGGCCTGTGGCGCTATCCGCACCAGGTCGGCGCCTGGGCCACGGTGCACTGGGGCAAGTGGACCGCCTGGGCAATGCTGACGCTGATGTGCTTCACCATCGTCGGCTCGCTCAAGCATGTGAAGGCGCGCATCCAGTTCGCTCCCTGA
- a CDS encoding PAS domain-containing hybrid sensor histidine kinase/response regulator encodes MSCSRKAGSAFLHPVSSQRRFESLPSTAVDAEVARYFFATGCLLCVFATTVVALFYEGMGPVQRQATVIAGLGGSVVFALAGVLARGRLLPWCMAAALLAAMGVLMAAAITTGQGVHTPSLGMMGLFVVLAGLLLGLRVATGLAGVGLVAILVLAQLERSGVLPGLASSVAHSWRNRVITQSVVLCCGLGFAWALQAVARRTLRQATEQQGRFRALLGLAADGYWEQDEQCRFTFLSDAFARLGGLSPHGFLGRRCWEVAGLAVDDAAVWVDHQADLAARRPFRELVISARAPGGRVLWLSLSGEPVFEERGVFRGYWGVLQDITAQREAARALAASESRYRNLFARSPLALLIHRQGRIVTVNDAAARLFGFASPAEMADLALFSLYHPDSLELARERLALLDSLPPGESLPLADLVVMRRDGRPVDVAATASRVDGPDGPAVESIFLDNTSRREAETALLRSEAMLSRLFSSSPDVITVTDPATGRYVMVNPGFTRVTGYTAEEAVGHTVLELGLLSSQRQRERFLAEIREKGSVQDMLMAYAAKDGHTVWVLLSGAMFEVEGARYLLVLARDVTERERSRAEYKAILDNASVGIALAQHGRFLQANRRFEAMLGWPQGSLPGRRVREIWPSDDEFERVASLTREVLARGEQADFEWQMYRRDGSRFWARSRARLVEDADGGRGPTIWIVEDITEQRRVASDLAAAKEQAEAASQAKSAFLANMSHEIRTPLHGVLGLAQLALAPGVDSARREDYLRRIVDSAQTLAAIITDILDLSKIEAGRVHLEQVAFDLPALLRTLHSSYVELAHERGLELELRLADGLPHCVTGDPVRVQQILGNFVGNAVKFTEQGRVKIDARPLPAGGVRLSVLDSGPGIDPQTQERLFQPFTQADESISRRFGGTGLGLSICRQLAQLMGGRVGVDSRPGEGSRFWVELPLAAADDRQLQAEAPPPLPGSLAGSRVLVVEDNPVNMLIAVAMLEQWGVQVTQAAHGQEALDCVAAEGGRFDAVLMDVHMPGMSGFEATQALRQHHDAQALPIIALTAAALVSEQERTRAVGMNDFVAKPIDQRRLHATLQRWIRGEGGTG; translated from the coding sequence TTGTCCTGCAGCAGGAAGGCCGGCTCGGCCTTCCTTCATCCCGTGAGCAGCCAGCGCCGGTTCGAATCGCTACCGTCCACCGCGGTCGATGCGGAGGTGGCCCGTTACTTCTTCGCCACCGGCTGCCTGCTCTGCGTGTTCGCCACCACGGTGGTCGCGCTCTTCTACGAGGGGATGGGGCCGGTGCAACGGCAGGCGACGGTGATCGCCGGCCTGGGCGGCTCGGTGGTGTTTGCGCTGGCCGGCGTGCTGGCGCGCGGGCGGCTGCTGCCATGGTGCATGGCGGCGGCGCTGCTGGCCGCCATGGGCGTGCTGATGGCGGCCGCCATCACCACCGGCCAGGGCGTGCACACGCCCTCGCTCGGGATGATGGGCCTGTTTGTGGTCCTGGCCGGGCTGCTGCTGGGCCTGCGGGTGGCCACCGGCCTGGCCGGGGTGGGCCTGGTGGCCATCCTGGTGCTCGCGCAGCTCGAACGCAGCGGCGTGCTGCCGGGCCTGGCCTCGAGCGTCGCCCATTCATGGCGCAACCGGGTCATCACCCAGAGCGTGGTGCTGTGCTGCGGGCTGGGCTTCGCCTGGGCGCTGCAGGCCGTGGCGCGCCGCACGCTGCGCCAGGCCACCGAGCAGCAGGGCCGCTTCCGCGCGTTGCTCGGCCTGGCCGCCGACGGCTACTGGGAACAGGACGAGCAGTGCCGCTTCACGTTCCTGTCGGACGCCTTCGCGCGGCTGGGCGGCCTGTCGCCTCACGGTTTCCTGGGGCGGCGTTGCTGGGAGGTGGCCGGCCTGGCGGTCGACGACGCGGCCGTGTGGGTGGACCACCAGGCCGACCTGGCGGCCCGCCGGCCGTTCCGCGAGCTGGTCATCAGCGCCCGCGCGCCGGGCGGCCGCGTGCTGTGGCTGTCGCTCAGCGGCGAGCCGGTGTTCGAGGAGCGTGGTGTCTTCCGCGGGTATTGGGGCGTGCTGCAGGACATCACGGCCCAGCGCGAGGCGGCCCGCGCACTTGCCGCCAGCGAAAGCCGCTACCGCAACCTGTTTGCCCGTTCGCCGCTGGCCCTGCTGATCCACCGCCAGGGCCGCATCGTGACGGTCAACGATGCCGCGGCCCGCCTGTTTGGCTTCGCCAGCCCGGCGGAGATGGCGGACCTGGCCCTGTTCTCGCTTTATCACCCGGACTCGCTGGAGCTCGCCCGCGAGCGCCTGGCGCTGCTCGACAGCCTGCCGCCCGGCGAGAGCCTGCCGCTGGCCGACCTGGTGGTCATGCGGCGCGACGGCCGGCCGGTGGACGTGGCCGCCACCGCGTCTCGGGTGGACGGGCCGGACGGCCCGGCGGTGGAGTCGATCTTCCTGGACAACACCAGCCGCCGCGAAGCCGAGACGGCCTTGCTGCGCTCGGAGGCAATGCTGTCGCGGCTGTTCTCCTCCAGCCCCGACGTCATCACGGTGACCGACCCGGCGACTGGCCGCTATGTCATGGTGAACCCCGGCTTCACCCGCGTCACCGGCTACACCGCCGAGGAGGCGGTGGGCCACACGGTGCTCGAGCTCGGGCTGCTGAGCAGCCAGCGCCAGCGCGAGCGCTTCCTGGCCGAGATTCGCGAGAAAGGCTCGGTGCAGGACATGCTGATGGCCTATGCCGCCAAGGACGGCCATACCGTCTGGGTGCTGCTGTCCGGCGCGATGTTCGAGGTGGAGGGCGCGCGCTACCTGCTGGTGCTGGCGCGCGACGTCACCGAGCGGGAGCGCTCCCGTGCCGAGTACAAGGCCATCCTGGACAACGCGTCGGTGGGCATTGCGCTGGCCCAGCACGGCCGCTTCCTGCAGGCCAACCGGCGCTTCGAGGCGATGCTCGGCTGGCCGCAGGGCAGCCTGCCGGGGCGCCGGGTGCGCGAGATCTGGCCGTCCGATGACGAGTTCGAGCGCGTGGCCAGCCTGACGCGGGAAGTGCTCGCGCGTGGCGAGCAGGCCGACTTCGAATGGCAGATGTACCGCCGCGACGGCTCGCGTTTCTGGGCCCGCAGCCGGGCCCGGCTGGTGGAGGACGCCGACGGCGGTCGCGGGCCGACCATCTGGATCGTCGAGGACATCACCGAGCAGCGCCGCGTCGCCAGCGACCTGGCCGCGGCCAAGGAGCAAGCTGAGGCGGCCAGCCAGGCCAAGAGCGCCTTCCTGGCCAACATGAGCCACGAGATCCGCACGCCCCTGCACGGCGTGCTGGGGCTGGCCCAGCTGGCCCTGGCGCCCGGCGTGGACAGCGCGCGGCGCGAGGACTACCTGCGCCGCATCGTCGACAGCGCACAGACGCTGGCGGCCATCATCACCGACATCCTCGACCTGTCGAAGATCGAGGCCGGCCGTGTGCACCTGGAGCAGGTGGCCTTCGACCTGCCGGCGCTGTTGCGCACCTTGCACAGCTCCTACGTCGAGCTGGCCCACGAGCGCGGGCTGGAGCTGGAGCTGCGGCTGGCGGACGGGCTGCCGCACTGTGTCACCGGCGACCCGGTGCGGGTGCAGCAGATCCTGGGCAACTTCGTCGGCAACGCGGTGAAGTTCACCGAGCAGGGCCGGGTCAAGATCGATGCCCGGCCGCTGCCGGCAGGCGGCGTGCGGCTGTCGGTGCTCGACAGTGGGCCGGGCATCGACCCGCAGACGCAGGAGCGGCTGTTCCAGCCCTTCACGCAGGCGGACGAATCGATCTCGCGCCGCTTTGGCGGAACCGGGCTCGGCTTGTCCATCTGCCGCCAGCTCGCACAGCTGATGGGCGGGCGGGTGGGGGTGGACAGCCGGCCCGGCGAAGGCAGCCGTTTCTGGGTGGAGCTGCCCCTGGCTGCCGCGGACGACCGCCAGCTGCAGGCCGAAGCCCCGCCGCCCCTGCCCGGCAGCCTGGCCGGCAGCCGCGTGCTGGTGGTCGAGGACAACCCGGTCAACATGCTCATTGCGGTTGCCATGCTGGAGCAGTGGGGGGTGCAGGTGACGCAGGCCGCCCATGGCCAGGAGGCCCTGGACTGCGTGGCTGCCGAGGGTGGGCGCTTCGATGCGGTGCTGATGGACGTGCACATGCCCGGCATGAGCGGCTTCGAGGCGACGCAGGCGCTGCGCCAGCATCACGATGCCCAGGCCCTGCCCATCATCGCGCTGACCGCGGCGGCGCTCGTCAGCGAGCAGGAACGCACGCGGGCGGTCGGCATGAACGATTTCGTTGCCAAGCCGATCGACCAGCGCCGGCTCCATGCGACGCTGCAGCGCTGGATCCGCGGCGAAGGGGGGACAGGCTGA
- a CDS encoding ABC transporter permease, which translates to MSAAPNHLPPAAVPSAAPPRDSRPRGVWWLAWQRFRQDRVGLAALAVVLLFLALIALSGLGLVAGDWQREVGVPYAPPSFLGTAAAPQKQVAVAPPAGPMADLSAVDPLAPRYAEWAERAARLETVEPDRQDTLPLGGDKLGRDVLSKAVKGAQVSILVGVLAALVATAIGTVLGALAGFFGGRTGDLLEWIYNVFTSIPGILLIFAFAAVFGRGLATVVLILGLTGWTGVYRQVRAEFIKHAVRDYVRAAQAIGASRLSRMFRHILPNVSHVILVQLSILVVGFIKAEVILSYLGLGVPVDQVSWGTLLGESQSELILGYWWQLAATTVFMAVFVTAFSLMTDALRDALDPKLRGLE; encoded by the coding sequence ATGAGCGCCGCCCCGAACCACCTTCCGCCGGCCGCGGTGCCATCGGCCGCCCCGCCCCGCGACTCGCGCCCGCGCGGCGTCTGGTGGCTGGCCTGGCAGCGCTTCCGCCAGGACCGGGTGGGACTGGCGGCACTGGCCGTGGTGCTGCTGTTCCTGGCCTTGATCGCCTTGTCCGGCCTGGGCCTGGTGGCGGGCGACTGGCAGCGCGAGGTGGGCGTGCCCTATGCCCCGCCGTCTTTCCTGGGCACCGCGGCCGCGCCGCAGAAGCAGGTGGCAGTGGCGCCGCCGGCCGGGCCGATGGCCGACCTCTCCGCGGTGGACCCGCTGGCGCCCCGATATGCCGAGTGGGCCGAGCGTGCCGCCCGCCTGGAGACGGTGGAGCCCGACCGGCAGGACACCCTGCCGCTGGGCGGCGACAAGCTGGGCCGCGACGTGCTGAGCAAGGCCGTCAAGGGAGCGCAGGTGTCCATCCTGGTGGGGGTGCTGGCCGCGCTGGTGGCCACCGCCATCGGCACCGTGCTGGGCGCGCTGGCGGGGTTCTTCGGCGGGCGCACCGGCGACCTGCTGGAATGGATCTACAACGTCTTCACCTCCATCCCGGGCATCCTGCTGATCTTCGCCTTCGCGGCGGTGTTCGGCCGCGGGCTGGCGACGGTGGTGCTGATCCTCGGCCTCACCGGCTGGACCGGTGTCTACCGCCAGGTGCGCGCCGAGTTCATCAAGCATGCGGTGCGCGACTATGTGCGGGCGGCGCAGGCCATCGGCGCGAGCCGGCTGTCGCGCATGTTCCGCCACATCCTGCCCAACGTCAGCCATGTGATCCTGGTGCAGCTGTCCATCCTGGTGGTGGGCTTCATCAAGGCGGAGGTGATCCTGTCCTACCTGGGGCTGGGGGTGCCGGTGGACCAGGTGTCCTGGGGCACGCTGCTCGGCGAGTCGCAGAGCGAACTGATCCTGGGCTACTGGTGGCAGCTGGCGGCCACCACCGTGTTCATGGCGGTCTTCGTCACCGCCTTCTCACTGATGACCGATGCGCTGCGCGATGCGCTGGACCCGAAGCTGCGAGGACTGGAATGA
- a CDS encoding ABC transporter ATP-binding protein: MTVLLHIDNLRVSFRTGRQHGRMQRVEAVKGISLQIPENTTVALVGESGSGKSVTAMSVLNLLPDNAERSGRVLFQGRDLLQADLRELQTLRGRQIACVFQEPMTSLNPVFSVGEQIVEPLRRHLGLSRRLAWEKAAHLLDEVGLPEPRRRLSAYPHQLSGGQQQRVMIAMALACEPQLLIADEPTTALDVTVQRQILELLARLKDSHRMSMLFISHDLGVVGEIADQVVVMRHGTVREQGPVRQIFEQPQDAYTRALLACRPSLQAPPARLPMVEELMAAGPAGAVQQRAAGPAKDPAAPVVLEVESLAKSFWLRQGVFGRREFKAVQGVGFQLRRGHTLGIVGESGSGKSTLAQALLRLHAPGSGPVAGRAVWHGADGPQELLQLDESRWQAMRRRLQIVFQNPYASLNPRFTVGQTLMEPLQIHRIGADAADREARARALLARVGLEASAFDKYPHEFSGGQRQRIAIARCLTLQPQVLVLDEAVSALDVSVQAQVLNLLKDLQDELGLAYLFISHDLAVVRFMADEVLVMKDGQVVEQAGVETLLAAPHEDYTRRLLAAVPRGLPGTTPPGAALVM, from the coding sequence ATGACGGTGTTGCTGCACATCGACAACTTGCGGGTGAGCTTCCGCACCGGACGCCAGCACGGGCGCATGCAGCGGGTCGAGGCGGTCAAGGGCATCTCGCTGCAGATCCCGGAGAACACCACCGTGGCGCTGGTCGGCGAATCGGGCTCCGGCAAGAGCGTCACCGCGATGTCGGTGCTCAACCTGCTGCCCGACAACGCCGAGCGCAGCGGACGGGTGTTGTTCCAGGGGCGCGACCTGCTGCAGGCCGACCTGCGGGAGCTGCAGACGCTGCGCGGCCGCCAGATCGCCTGCGTGTTCCAGGAGCCGATGACCTCGCTGAACCCGGTCTTCAGCGTGGGCGAGCAGATCGTGGAGCCGCTGCGGCGGCACCTGGGGCTGTCGCGCCGCCTGGCCTGGGAAAAGGCCGCCCACCTGCTCGATGAAGTGGGCCTGCCGGAGCCGCGGCGGCGGCTGTCGGCCTATCCGCACCAGTTGTCGGGCGGCCAGCAGCAGCGGGTGATGATCGCGATGGCGCTGGCCTGCGAGCCGCAGCTGCTGATTGCCGACGAGCCGACCACCGCGCTCGATGTGACGGTGCAGCGCCAGATCCTGGAGCTGCTGGCCCGCCTGAAGGACAGCCACCGCATGAGCATGCTGTTCATCAGCCACGACCTGGGCGTGGTGGGAGAGATTGCCGACCAGGTGGTGGTGATGCGCCATGGCACGGTGCGCGAGCAGGGTCCGGTGCGGCAGATCTTCGAGCAACCGCAGGATGCCTACACCCGCGCGCTGCTCGCCTGCCGGCCCAGCCTGCAGGCCCCCCCGGCACGGCTGCCGATGGTGGAGGAACTGATGGCCGCGGGCCCGGCCGGCGCGGTGCAGCAGCGGGCAGCCGGCCCTGCCAAGGACCCGGCGGCACCGGTGGTGCTGGAGGTGGAGTCGCTCGCCAAGAGCTTCTGGCTGCGCCAGGGCGTGTTCGGGCGGCGCGAGTTCAAGGCGGTGCAGGGGGTGGGCTTCCAGCTCCGGCGCGGCCACACGCTGGGCATCGTCGGCGAGTCGGGCTCAGGCAAGAGCACGCTGGCGCAGGCCCTGTTGCGGCTGCATGCGCCCGGCAGCGGCCCGGTCGCCGGCCGCGCCGTCTGGCATGGCGCCGACGGCCCGCAGGAGTTGTTGCAGCTGGACGAGTCACGCTGGCAAGCCATGCGGCGGCGGCTGCAGATCGTGTTCCAGAACCCGTACGCTTCGCTCAACCCGCGCTTCACCGTGGGCCAGACCTTGATGGAGCCGCTGCAGATCCACCGCATCGGCGCCGATGCGGCCGACCGCGAGGCGCGTGCCCGCGCCCTGCTCGCCAGGGTGGGGCTGGAGGCCTCGGCCTTCGACAAATACCCGCACGAGTTCTCCGGCGGCCAGCGCCAGCGCATCGCGATCGCACGCTGCCTGACGCTGCAACCGCAGGTGCTCGTGCTCGACGAGGCGGTGTCGGCACTCGACGTCTCGGTGCAGGCCCAGGTGCTCAACCTGCTCAAGGACCTGCAGGACGAGCTCGGCCTGGCCTACCTCTTCATCAGCCACGACCTGGCGGTGGTGCGCTTCATGGCCGACGAGGTGCTGGTGATGAAGGATGGCCAGGTGGTCGAGCAGGCCGGGGTGGAAACCTTGCTCGCCGCGCCGCACGAAGACTACACCCGCCGGCTGCTGGCCGCGGTGCCGCGCGGCCTGCCCGGCACGACGCCCCCCGGTGCGGCCCTGGTGATGTGA
- a CDS encoding solute carrier family 23 protein, with amino-acid sequence MSLFPRWREKTEGIVAPDERLPWPQTFAMGVQHVIAMFGATVLAPLLMGFDPNVAILMSGIGTLIFFAVVGGRVPSYLGSSFAFIGVVLTATGHAGGGPNPHLGVALGGIIACGALYTLIGLLVSATGTRWIERFMPPVVTGAVVAVIGLNLASVPVKNMAPTAFDTWMQAVTFLCVGAVAVFTRGMLQRLLILVGLVAATAIYAVLTNGLGLGQPIDLSRIAAAPWFGLPRFAAPEFSANAALLIAPVAIILVAENLGHLKAVSAMTGQDLDRYMGRAFIGDGLATMVSGASGGTGVTTYAENIGVMAATKIYSTAIFVVAALIAVVLGFSPKFGALIQSVPLAVMGGVSIVVFGLITVAGAKIWVDNRVDFSDNTNLIVAAVTLILGTGDFTLQLGQFKLGGIGTATFGAILLYALLRRR; translated from the coding sequence ATGAGCCTGTTCCCGCGCTGGCGCGAAAAAACCGAGGGGATCGTCGCGCCCGACGAACGCCTGCCCTGGCCCCAGACCTTTGCGATGGGCGTGCAACACGTCATCGCCATGTTCGGCGCCACCGTGCTGGCACCGCTGCTGATGGGGTTCGACCCCAACGTGGCCATCCTGATGAGCGGCATCGGCACGCTCATCTTCTTCGCAGTGGTCGGCGGGCGGGTGCCGAGCTACCTGGGCTCCAGCTTTGCCTTCATCGGCGTGGTGCTGACCGCGACCGGCCATGCCGGCGGCGGTCCCAACCCGCATCTGGGCGTCGCGCTGGGCGGCATCATCGCCTGCGGCGCGCTGTACACCCTGATCGGTCTGCTGGTGAGCGCCACCGGCACCCGCTGGATCGAACGCTTCATGCCGCCGGTCGTGACCGGCGCGGTGGTCGCGGTCATCGGCCTGAACCTGGCCTCGGTCCCGGTGAAGAACATGGCGCCCACGGCCTTCGACACCTGGATGCAAGCGGTCACCTTCCTGTGCGTCGGTGCCGTGGCGGTCTTCACGCGCGGCATGCTGCAGCGCCTGCTGATCCTGGTCGGGCTGGTGGCGGCGACCGCCATCTATGCGGTGCTGACCAACGGCCTCGGGCTCGGCCAGCCGATCGACCTGTCGCGCATCGCGGCCGCGCCCTGGTTCGGCCTGCCACGCTTCGCGGCGCCCGAATTCAGCGCCAACGCGGCCCTGCTGATCGCACCGGTGGCCATCATCCTGGTGGCCGAGAACCTGGGCCACCTGAAGGCGGTGAGCGCGATGACCGGGCAGGACCTGGACCGCTACATGGGCCGCGCCTTCATCGGCGACGGCCTGGCGACCATGGTGTCCGGCGCATCGGGCGGCACCGGCGTGACCACGTATGCCGAGAACATCGGCGTGATGGCGGCCACCAAGATCTACTCGACGGCCATCTTTGTCGTGGCGGCGCTGATCGCCGTCGTGCTGGGCTTCAGCCCGAAGTTCGGTGCCTTGATCCAGAGCGTGCCGCTGGCGGTGATGGGCGGTGTCTCCATCGTGGTGTTCGGCCTCATCACGGTGGCGGGGGCCAAGATCTGGGTCGACAACCGGGTCGATTTCTCGGACAACACCAACCTCATCGTGGCCGCCGTGACGCTCATCCTCGGCACCGGCGACTTCACGCTGCAGCTCGGCCAGTTCAAGCTGGGCGGCATCGGCACCGCCACCTTCGGCGCCATCCTGCTCTACGCGCTGCTGCGCCGGCGCTGA
- a CDS encoding alpha/beta fold hydrolase, translating to MDPTTPALAAAHGAASSDSGRGFGPHPGLPLLRLGLQAAQALGAVRAAGVAARAFCTPLPTKLASRHLRPPPGVQVERLPFEAASLTLYRWPAARDATPVLLTHGWGGWGLQMSALAEGLRACGLAPIAVDQPAHGRSAGWRSSLAQFTRALDYLGARLGPLQAVVGHSLGGAAAMQAVARGLAARSLVSIAAPTDLVQVTRHYASAFGLHEATRLAMVRHIEAREAVVFERLSAPAAAPRLQHLPSLLVHDREDQVVPVHDSEALHRLLPGARLLVTEGLGHRRLLKAPEVVEQVVRFVAG from the coding sequence ATGGACCCCACCACTCCTGCCCTGGCCGCCGCGCACGGCGCCGCCTCTTCGGACTCTGGCCGCGGCTTCGGCCCCCACCCGGGCCTGCCGCTGCTGCGGCTGGGCCTGCAGGCCGCACAAGCCCTGGGCGCCGTTCGTGCCGCCGGCGTGGCAGCGCGGGCCTTCTGCACGCCACTGCCCACCAAGCTGGCCAGCCGCCACTTGCGGCCACCGCCCGGCGTGCAGGTGGAACGCCTGCCGTTCGAGGCGGCGTCGCTGACGCTGTACCGCTGGCCCGCTGCGCGCGACGCGACCCCGGTGTTGCTCACCCACGGCTGGGGCGGCTGGGGCCTGCAGATGAGTGCGCTGGCCGAAGGCCTGCGGGCCTGCGGGCTGGCGCCCATTGCGGTGGACCAGCCGGCGCACGGCCGCAGCGCCGGCTGGCGCAGCTCGCTGGCCCAGTTCACCCGGGCGCTCGACTACCTGGGCGCCCGCCTGGGCCCCCTACAGGCGGTGGTGGGGCATTCGCTGGGCGGCGCGGCGGCGATGCAGGCCGTCGCCCGCGGGCTGGCCGCCCGCTCGCTGGTGAGCATTGCCGCACCCACCGACCTGGTGCAGGTGACGCGCCACTACGCGTCGGCCTTCGGGCTGCACGAGGCCACCCGGCTGGCCATGGTCAGGCACATCGAAGCACGCGAGGCGGTGGTGTTCGAGCGCCTGTCGGCGCCGGCCGCGGCTCCGCGGCTGCAACACCTGCCCAGCCTGCTGGTGCACGACCGCGAGGATCAGGTGGTGCCGGTGCACGACAGCGAGGCGCTGCACCGCCTGCTGCCTGGCGCCCGGCTGCTGGTGACCGAGGGCCTGGGCCACCGGCGGCTGCTCAAGGCGCCCGAGGTGGTGGAGCAGGTGGTGCGCTTCGTGGCCGGCTGA
- a CDS encoding TetR/AcrR family transcriptional regulator has protein sequence MEAKTGRSELTRAAILDTALLMAAAEGLESLTIGEVAKRLGMSKSGVFSRVGSREALQSAVIEEYDRRFLQDVFVPAMREPRGLPRLNAIMRLWLQRAREVEMRTGCIYCAGAFEFDDREGPLRDLLLDGVTRWRSTLRRCAVQAVDAGHLRPDIDVDQLVFEMDGLFVALMREARFLRDPRAADRAWASYERLISTYRMPDTTPAD, from the coding sequence ATGGAAGCCAAGACCGGGCGCAGCGAACTCACCCGCGCCGCCATCCTCGACACCGCCCTGCTGATGGCCGCCGCCGAAGGGCTGGAGAGCCTGACCATCGGCGAAGTGGCCAAGCGGCTGGGCATGTCCAAGAGCGGCGTGTTCTCGCGGGTCGGCTCGCGCGAGGCGCTGCAGAGCGCGGTCATCGAGGAGTACGACCGCCGCTTCCTGCAGGACGTCTTCGTGCCGGCCATGCGAGAGCCGCGCGGCCTGCCTCGGCTGAACGCCATCATGCGGCTGTGGCTGCAGCGCGCCCGCGAGGTCGAGATGCGCACCGGCTGCATCTACTGCGCCGGCGCCTTCGAGTTCGACGACCGCGAAGGACCGCTGCGCGACCTGCTGCTCGATGGCGTCACCCGCTGGCGCAGCACGCTCAGGCGCTGTGCGGTCCAGGCGGTGGACGCCGGGCACTTGCGGCCCGACATCGACGTCGACCAGCTGGTGTTCGAGATGGACGGGCTGTTCGTCGCGCTGATGCGCGAGGCGCGTTTCCTGCGCGACCCGCGTGCGGCGGACCGGGCCTGGGCCTCCTATGAACGCCTGATCAGCACCTATCGCATGCCGGACACCACGCCGGCGGACTGA